The Haloplanus sp. GDY1 genomic sequence GACACTGGCGGTTACGGCTTTATCGAGACTGAGGACGCGGACGACGACGTGTTCTTCCACATGGAGGACGTGGGCGGCCCGGACCTCGAAGAAGGACAGGAACTCGAATTCGAAATCGAGGAC encodes the following:
- a CDS encoding cold-shock protein produces the protein MATGTVDFFNDTGGYGFIETEDADDDVFFHMEDVGGPDLEEGQELEFEIEDSPKGPRATNVVRL